In Streptomyces sp. RFCAC02, the following proteins share a genomic window:
- a CDS encoding alpha-1,4-glucan--maltose-1-phosphate maltosyltransferase: MIGRIPVLDVQPRVDCGRRPAKAVPGETFQVSATVFREGSEAVGANVVLRDPKGRLGPWTPMRELAPGTDRWGADITPDSEGRWTYAVEAWGDPVTGWRGTARIKVEAGVDVELTLREGAELHRRAAAGVPKSEGRASVEEAARALADTTLAPADRLAAASAPAVVAVLDRFPLRELVTSSRPLPLTVERERALYGSWYEMFPRSEGARVRRGRPPIPGTLRTAAERLPAIARMGFDVVYLPPIHPIGTSFRKGPGGSLTAGTDDVGSPWAIGSADGGHDAVHPDLGTLEDFDHFVATASALGIEVALDFALQCSPDHPWVKTHPEWFRRRADGTIAYAENPPKKYQDIYPISFEQDFAGLVRETLRLLRHWMAHGVRIFRVDNPHTKPVAFWEKVIAEINRTDPDVIFLAEAFTRPAMMHTLARIGFQQSYTYFTWRNSRHELTEYLTELSGDAAAYMRPNFFVNTPDILHAYLQNGGRTAFEVRAVLAATLSPSWGVYAGYELCENTPAAHGSEEYAHSEKFELRPRDWARADEEGRSITPLITVLNELRRRHPALRQLRDLHFHYSNNEHILAYSKRSRTPHADCVLTVVNLDPHHTHEATISLDMAQLQGCGLTPAQEGGAEPFPVCDELTGATYYWGRDNYVRLEPGRSGAYASSAHILALRPSSQTGGSPTP; the protein is encoded by the coding sequence ATGATCGGTCGTATCCCCGTCCTCGACGTCCAGCCGCGCGTCGACTGCGGCAGGCGCCCCGCGAAGGCGGTTCCCGGCGAGACCTTCCAGGTGAGCGCGACCGTCTTCCGGGAGGGTTCCGAGGCCGTCGGCGCGAACGTCGTGCTGCGCGATCCCAAGGGCCGTCTCGGCCCGTGGACCCCGATGCGCGAACTCGCCCCCGGCACCGACCGCTGGGGCGCTGACATCACACCCGACAGCGAGGGCCGCTGGACGTACGCGGTGGAGGCGTGGGGCGACCCGGTCACCGGCTGGCGCGGGACGGCGCGCATCAAGGTGGAGGCCGGTGTCGATGTCGAGCTGACGCTCCGCGAGGGCGCCGAACTGCACCGGCGCGCGGCGGCCGGAGTGCCCAAGAGCGAGGGGCGCGCGAGCGTCGAGGAGGCGGCGCGCGCGCTGGCGGACACGACGCTCGCGCCGGCCGACCGGCTCGCCGCCGCGTCCGCCCCGGCCGTCGTCGCGGTCCTCGACCGCTTCCCGCTGCGCGAACTCGTCACGTCCTCGCGCCCCCTGCCGCTCACCGTGGAGCGGGAACGCGCGCTGTACGGCTCGTGGTACGAGATGTTCCCGCGCTCCGAGGGCGCCAGGGTGCGCCGGGGCAGGCCGCCGATCCCGGGCACGCTGCGGACCGCGGCCGAACGCCTGCCCGCCATCGCCCGCATGGGCTTCGACGTGGTGTACCTGCCGCCGATCCACCCGATCGGCACGTCGTTCCGCAAGGGTCCCGGCGGCTCCCTCACCGCCGGGACCGACGACGTGGGCAGCCCGTGGGCGATCGGCTCGGCGGACGGCGGGCACGACGCCGTCCACCCCGACCTCGGCACCCTGGAGGACTTCGACCACTTCGTGGCGACGGCGTCCGCCCTCGGCATCGAGGTGGCGCTCGACTTCGCGCTCCAGTGCAGCCCCGACCACCCGTGGGTGAAGACCCACCCCGAGTGGTTCCGCAGGCGGGCGGACGGGACCATCGCCTACGCCGAGAACCCGCCGAAGAAGTACCAGGACATCTACCCCATCTCGTTCGAGCAGGACTTCGCGGGGCTCGTCCGGGAGACGCTGCGGCTGCTGCGCCACTGGATGGCGCACGGGGTGCGGATCTTCCGCGTGGACAACCCCCACACGAAGCCGGTGGCGTTCTGGGAGAAGGTCATCGCCGAGATCAACAGGACCGACCCCGACGTGATCTTCCTGGCCGAGGCGTTCACCCGGCCGGCGATGATGCACACCCTGGCCCGGATCGGCTTCCAGCAGTCCTACACCTACTTCACCTGGCGCAACAGCCGCCACGAGCTGACCGAGTACCTGACGGAGCTCAGCGGCGACGCGGCGGCGTACATGCGGCCGAACTTCTTCGTCAACACGCCCGACATCCTGCACGCGTACCTCCAGAACGGGGGGCGCACGGCCTTCGAGGTGCGCGCCGTGCTCGCCGCGACGCTCTCCCCGAGCTGGGGCGTGTACGCCGGCTACGAACTGTGCGAGAACACGCCGGCGGCGCACGGGAGCGAGGAGTACGCGCACTCCGAGAAGTTCGAGCTGAGGCCGCGCGACTGGGCGCGTGCCGACGAGGAGGGGCGCAGCATCACCCCGCTCATCACCGTCCTCAACGAGCTGCGGCGGCGCCACCCGGCGCTCCGGCAGTTGCGCGACCTGCACTTCCACTACTCCAACAACGAGCACATCCTGGCGTACTCCAAGCGGTCCCGGACACCGCACGCCGACTGCGTGCTGACTGTGGTCAACCTCGATCCGCACCACACCCACGAAGCGACGATCTCGTTGGATATGGCGCAACTCCAGGGGTGCGGTCTCACGCCCGCGCAGGAAGGCGGAGCCGAGCCCTTCCCGGTGTGCGACGAGCTCACCGGAGCGACCTATTACTGGGGCAGGGAC
- a CDS encoding ABC transporter substrate-binding protein: MRSARSKAARMFASALAIGLFATACASERDDGDDASDGGGGDTFVFGAAGDPASLDPALASDGETFRITRQAFEALLKHEPGGTELVGGLAEHWESNPEGTEWTFHLRDGVTFHDGERLTGEVVCQNYERWYHWAGTYQNPTLSYYWRTIFGGFAENESEDTPESSYVGCTAPDELTATIEVAAPSANFPGAFSLQAFSIQSPAALEAFEADDPSGEGENITFPDYSQEAGTVAGTGPFRVAEWDRTNGEVTLERFDDYWGEKAGVEKLVFRTIPEEDARRQALQAGDIDGYDLVAPADVQTLADDGFQVPIRDVFNILYLGITQEHDPALQDPDVRHAIAHAVDRENIVNTQLPEGGVVATQFIPDTVDGYSEDVTTYAHDPDLARELLADAGADDLTLDFCYPTEVTRPYMPAPADIFELLKADLEAAGITVNPVPLKWNPDYQETTRSGGCSVYLLGWTGDFNDAYNFLGTWFAAYSEEWGFENEELFTMMAEASSEPDVATRTQLYQELNAYIMDFLPGVPISSSPPSIAFSPDVNPPTVSPLTQENFAEVTFK, from the coding sequence ATGCGCTCAGCAAGATCCAAGGCGGCGAGGATGTTCGCGTCGGCCCTGGCGATCGGCCTGTTCGCGACCGCGTGCGCAAGCGAGCGCGACGACGGCGACGACGCGTCGGACGGCGGTGGCGGCGACACCTTCGTCTTCGGCGCGGCCGGCGACCCGGCCTCCCTCGACCCCGCCCTCGCCAGCGACGGCGAGACGTTCCGCATCACCCGCCAGGCGTTCGAGGCCCTGCTGAAGCACGAACCCGGCGGCACCGAGCTGGTCGGCGGCCTCGCCGAGCACTGGGAGAGCAACCCCGAGGGCACCGAGTGGACGTTCCACCTGCGGGACGGCGTGACCTTCCACGACGGCGAACGGCTCACCGGCGAGGTCGTCTGCCAGAACTACGAGCGCTGGTACCACTGGGCCGGCACCTACCAGAACCCGACGCTCTCCTACTACTGGCGCACCATCTTCGGCGGCTTCGCCGAGAACGAGAGCGAGGACACCCCCGAGTCGTCCTACGTCGGCTGCACGGCCCCCGACGAGCTGACCGCCACCATCGAGGTGGCCGCGCCCTCCGCCAACTTCCCCGGCGCCTTCTCCCTCCAGGCGTTCTCGATCCAGTCGCCCGCCGCCCTGGAGGCGTTCGAGGCCGACGACCCGAGCGGTGAGGGCGAGAACATCACCTTCCCCGACTACAGCCAGGAGGCCGGGACCGTCGCCGGCACCGGCCCGTTCCGCGTCGCCGAGTGGGACCGGACCAACGGCGAGGTGACCCTGGAGCGGTTCGACGACTACTGGGGCGAGAAGGCCGGCGTCGAGAAGCTGGTGTTCCGCACCATCCCGGAGGAGGACGCCCGCCGCCAGGCGCTCCAGGCGGGCGACATCGACGGCTACGACCTCGTCGCCCCCGCCGACGTGCAGACACTCGCCGACGACGGCTTCCAGGTCCCGATCCGCGACGTCTTCAACATCCTCTACCTCGGCATCACCCAGGAGCACGATCCTGCGCTCCAGGACCCCGACGTCCGCCACGCCATCGCGCACGCCGTCGACCGCGAGAACATCGTCAACACCCAGCTCCCCGAGGGCGGTGTCGTCGCGACGCAGTTCATCCCGGACACGGTGGACGGCTACTCCGAGGACGTCACCACGTACGCGCACGACCCCGACCTCGCCCGTGAGCTGCTGGCCGACGCCGGTGCCGATGACCTCACCCTCGACTTCTGCTACCCGACCGAGGTCACCCGCCCGTACATGCCCGCCCCCGCCGACATCTTCGAACTGCTGAAGGCGGACCTGGAGGCGGCCGGCATCACGGTCAACCCCGTCCCCCTCAAGTGGAACCCGGACTACCAGGAGACCACGCGCTCCGGCGGGTGCAGCGTCTACCTCCTCGGCTGGACCGGCGACTTCAACGACGCCTACAACTTCCTCGGCACCTGGTTCGCCGCCTACAGCGAGGAGTGGGGCTTCGAGAACGAGGAGCTGTTCACCATGATGGCCGAGGCGTCCTCCGAGCCCGACGTGGCGACCCGCACCCAGCTCTACCAGGAACTCAACGCCTACATCATGGACTTCCTGCCCGGCGTCCCGATCTCGTCGTCGCCGCCGTCCATCGCGTTCTCGCCCGACGTCAACCCGCCGACCGTCTCCCCGCTCACCCAGGAGAACTTCGCGGAGGTCACCTTCAAGTAG
- a CDS encoding ABC transporter permease, with the protein MLRLIVRRLLQLVPTLLGLSVLLFAWLHQLPGGPASALLGERATETDRRAIEESLGLDDPVWVQYGRWMERLLRLDLGESVRTGRPVWEEFTQRFPATVELAFTALLVAVVIGIPLGYFAARRRGGWLDVAAVSGSLVGICIPVFFLGFILRAVFAVNLGWLPSFGRQSTGIDATEVTGFYVLDGLLTGEWDASWDAVEHLILPGLALASIPLAVVVRITRASVLDVLGEDYVRTAESKGLRRRVVRTRHVLRNALLPVVTTIGLLTGSLLSGAVLTESVFAFGGIGSFIRDAIDNRDYPVLMGFILFIALLYVAINLLVDLAYGLIDPRVRVN; encoded by the coding sequence GTGCTCCGACTGATCGTCCGCCGACTCCTGCAGCTCGTCCCGACGCTGCTCGGCCTGTCGGTCCTCCTCTTCGCCTGGCTGCACCAGCTGCCCGGCGGCCCCGCGTCCGCGCTCCTCGGCGAACGCGCCACCGAGACCGACCGCCGCGCCATCGAGGAGTCCCTCGGCCTCGACGACCCCGTGTGGGTCCAGTACGGCCGCTGGATGGAGCGCCTGCTCCGGCTCGACCTCGGCGAGTCCGTCCGCACGGGCCGCCCGGTGTGGGAGGAGTTCACCCAGCGGTTCCCCGCCACCGTCGAACTCGCCTTCACCGCCCTGCTCGTCGCCGTCGTGATCGGCATACCCCTCGGCTACTTCGCCGCCCGCCGGCGCGGCGGCTGGCTGGATGTCGCCGCCGTCTCCGGCTCCCTCGTCGGCATCTGCATCCCTGTCTTCTTCCTCGGCTTCATCCTCCGCGCCGTCTTCGCCGTCAACCTCGGCTGGCTGCCCAGCTTCGGCCGCCAGTCCACCGGCATCGACGCGACCGAGGTCACCGGCTTCTACGTCCTGGACGGCCTGCTGACCGGCGAGTGGGACGCCTCCTGGGACGCCGTCGAACACCTGATACTCCCCGGCCTCGCGCTCGCGTCGATCCCGCTGGCCGTCGTCGTCCGCATCACGCGCGCCAGCGTCCTCGACGTCCTCGGCGAGGACTACGTCCGCACCGCCGAGTCGAAGGGCCTGCGCCGCCGCGTCGTCCGCACCCGGCACGTCCTGCGCAACGCCCTGCTGCCGGTCGTCACCACGATCGGCCTGCTCACCGGCAGCCTCCTGTCCGGTGCGGTGCTCACCGAGTCGGTGTTCGCGTTCGGCGGCATCGGCTCGTTCATCCGCGACGCCATCGACAACCGCGACTATCCGGTGCTGATGGGCTTCATCCTCTTCATCGCCCTGCTCTACGTCGCCATCAACCTGCTGGTCGACCTCGCCTACGGCCTCATCGACCCGAGAGTGCGGGTGAACTGA
- a CDS encoding ABC transporter permease, with translation MTTRTAKLDRLAELAAAEQPAGGGSLWQEAWRRLRVSRMAWIGGGVMALFVVIAVVGPWLAPHDPTAQTWRDEVFVNRGEFVGPRSGNWLGLDHLGRDLFSRLLVGARQTLLVGVVSTILGFAVGALVGGVSGAALAFGGAAGRRLDTVLMRLIDIMLAMPSLLLAVSVAAILGQSLTTVMIAVGVVQIPTFARLLRGSMLAQAGADYVLAARALGVRRRRVVLAHVLPNSLGPVIVQTTLALATAIIEAAALSYLGLGNPDASQPEWGVMLSQAQRFFDAAPAMAVYPALGIIVTALGFTLLGEAMREALDPKLRS, from the coding sequence ATGACCACGAGGACCGCGAAACTCGACCGGCTCGCCGAGCTGGCCGCCGCGGAGCAGCCGGCCGGCGGCGGCAGTCTGTGGCAGGAGGCGTGGCGGCGGCTGCGCGTCAGCAGGATGGCGTGGATCGGCGGCGGCGTCATGGCGCTGTTCGTCGTGATCGCCGTCGTCGGGCCGTGGCTCGCGCCGCACGACCCGACCGCCCAGACATGGCGCGACGAGGTGTTCGTCAACCGGGGCGAGTTCGTCGGCCCGCGCTCGGGGAACTGGCTCGGACTCGACCACCTGGGCCGCGACCTGTTCTCCCGGCTGCTCGTCGGCGCGCGGCAGACGCTGCTGGTCGGCGTCGTCTCCACGATCCTCGGGTTCGCCGTCGGCGCCCTGGTCGGCGGGGTGTCGGGCGCGGCCCTCGCGTTCGGCGGCGCCGCGGGACGGCGCCTCGACACGGTGCTGATGCGGCTCATCGACATCATGCTGGCGATGCCGTCGCTGCTGCTCGCGGTCAGCGTCGCGGCGATCCTCGGACAGAGCCTGACGACCGTCATGATCGCCGTCGGCGTCGTCCAGATCCCGACGTTCGCCCGGCTCCTGCGCGGCTCGATGCTCGCCCAGGCGGGCGCCGACTACGTCCTCGCGGCGCGCGCCCTCGGCGTACGGCGGCGCCGCGTCGTCCTCGCGCACGTCCTGCCGAACTCCCTCGGCCCGGTCATCGTGCAGACCACCCTCGCGCTGGCCACCGCCATCATCGAGGCCGCGGCCCTGTCCTACCTCGGCCTCGGCAACCCCGACGCGTCCCAGCCCGAGTGGGGCGTCATGCTCTCCCAGGCGCAGCGCTTCTTCGACGCCGCGCCCGCGATGGCCGTCTACCCGGCGCTCGGCATCATCGTCACCGCCCTCGGCTTCACCCTCCTCGGCGAGGCGATGCGCGAGGCCCTCGACCCGAAACTGCGGAGCTGA
- a CDS encoding ABC transporter ATP-binding protein, giving the protein MPLLTVDDLSVTFAGRGGPATAAVSGVSFSIGPGEVVGLVGESGCGKSVTSLALMGLLPKRGVTVGGTAYYTGGAAPGEQGVDLLALRPSALRDLRGSRLAMIFQDPLSSLNPVVPIGVQVTEILTRHRGLRGGAARAEAARLLDRVGIPDPTRRLKEYPHQLSGGMRQRALIAMAVACAPRLLIADEPTTALDVTIQAQILELLRELVDDQGTALLMITHDLGIVAGLCDRVNVLYAGKAVESADRRRLFADPAHPYTHGLLDSIPRLDAPRGDPLRPIRGSVNDRVAWRDGCAFAPRCDFAADDCLDGTPPLTERPRAGAGAPAGGHHVRCVHPVRNSADATEDSR; this is encoded by the coding sequence ATGCCCCTGCTCACCGTGGACGACCTCTCGGTCACGTTCGCCGGCCGGGGCGGTCCCGCGACGGCCGCCGTCTCGGGCGTCTCCTTCAGCATCGGTCCCGGCGAGGTCGTCGGCCTGGTCGGCGAGTCCGGCTGCGGCAAGAGCGTCACGTCGCTCGCCCTCATGGGCCTGCTGCCGAAACGCGGCGTCACGGTCGGCGGCACCGCGTACTACACGGGCGGCGCGGCACCCGGCGAGCAGGGCGTCGACCTGCTGGCACTGCGGCCGTCCGCCCTGCGCGACCTGCGCGGCAGCCGGCTCGCGATGATCTTCCAGGACCCGCTGTCGTCCCTCAACCCGGTCGTCCCCATCGGCGTGCAGGTCACCGAGATCCTCACCCGCCACCGCGGGCTGCGCGGCGGGGCCGCCCGTGCCGAGGCCGCACGGCTGCTGGACCGCGTCGGCATCCCCGACCCGACGCGCCGCCTCAAGGAGTACCCGCACCAGCTCTCCGGCGGCATGCGGCAGCGCGCCCTGATCGCCATGGCCGTCGCCTGCGCGCCGCGCCTGCTGATCGCCGACGAGCCGACGACCGCCCTCGACGTCACCATCCAGGCGCAGATCCTCGAACTCCTCCGCGAACTCGTCGACGACCAGGGCACCGCGCTCCTCATGATCACGCACGACCTCGGCATCGTCGCCGGGCTGTGCGACCGGGTGAACGTCCTGTACGCCGGCAAGGCCGTCGAGTCCGCCGACCGCCGCCGCCTCTTCGCCGACCCGGCGCACCCCTACACCCACGGCCTGCTGGACTCCATCCCCCGGCTCGACGCCCCCCGCGGCGACCCCCTGCGCCCGATCCGGGGATCGGTCAACGACCGCGTGGCCTGGCGCGACGGCTGCGCGTTCGCCCCGCGCTGCGACTTCGCCGCCGACGACTGCCTGGACGGCACGCCCCCGCTGACCGAACGTCCCCGCGCCGGCGCGGGCGCCCCGGCCGGCGGCCACCACGTCCGGTGCGTCCATCCGGTGCGCAACTCCGCCGACGCCACGGAGGACTCCCGATGA
- a CDS encoding oligopeptide/dipeptide ABC transporter ATP-binding protein, which translates to MSLLELDDVKVHFPVRRGAFFDRTVGHVRAVDGVSLGVEAGRTYGLVGESGCGKTTLGRAVLRLTDITSGRVVFDGTDLAALPAEEMRRTRRRLQMVFQDPLGSLDPRQNIESLLAEGMAAHGIGTDRAGRRARSAEILDRVGLPAGALSRYPHEFSGGQRQRIGIARALVLEPDLIICDEPVSALDVSIQAQVLNLLEDLQRSLNLTYLVIAHDLAVVRHISDRVGVMYLGTLVEEAPSDTLYAAPRHPYTRALMSAVPVPDPDLEDARERILLRGDLPSPADPPAGCRFHTRCPWRQPERCATERPALTETAPGHRVACHFADEIAAGTVRPVRDLAPRLLGGDAPADGEAAP; encoded by the coding sequence ATGAGCCTGCTCGAACTCGACGACGTCAAGGTCCACTTCCCCGTGCGGCGCGGCGCGTTCTTCGACCGCACCGTCGGCCACGTCCGCGCCGTCGACGGCGTCTCCCTCGGCGTCGAGGCGGGCCGCACCTACGGCCTGGTCGGCGAGTCGGGCTGCGGCAAGACGACGCTCGGCCGCGCCGTCCTGCGGCTGACCGACATCACGTCGGGCCGCGTCGTCTTCGACGGCACCGACCTCGCCGCCCTGCCCGCCGAGGAGATGCGCCGCACGCGCCGCCGCCTCCAGATGGTCTTCCAGGACCCGCTCGGCAGCCTCGACCCGCGCCAGAACATCGAATCGCTCCTGGCCGAGGGCATGGCGGCCCACGGCATCGGCACCGACCGGGCCGGACGCCGCGCCCGCAGCGCCGAGATCCTGGACCGCGTGGGCCTGCCCGCGGGCGCCCTGTCGCGCTACCCCCACGAGTTCTCCGGCGGCCAGCGGCAGCGCATCGGCATCGCGCGCGCCCTCGTCCTCGAACCCGACCTCATCATCTGCGACGAGCCGGTCTCCGCCCTCGACGTCTCCATCCAGGCGCAGGTCCTGAACCTCCTGGAGGACCTCCAGCGCTCCCTGAACCTCACCTACCTCGTCATCGCCCACGACCTCGCCGTCGTCCGCCACATCTCCGACCGCGTCGGCGTCATGTACCTGGGCACGCTCGTGGAGGAGGCGCCGAGCGACACGCTGTACGCCGCGCCGCGCCACCCGTACACCCGCGCCCTCATGTCCGCCGTGCCCGTGCCCGACCCGGACCTGGAGGACGCCAGGGAACGCATCCTTCTGCGCGGCGACCTCCCCTCACCGGCCGATCCGCCCGCCGGCTGCCGCTTCCACACCCGCTGCCCGTGGCGGCAGCCCGAGCGCTGCGCCACCGAACGCCCCGCGCTGACCGAGACGGCCCCCGGCCACCGGGTGGCCTGCCACTTCGCCGACGAGATCGCCGCCGGCACCGTCCGGCCCGTGCGCGACCTCGCCCCCCGTCTCCTCGGCGGCGACGCCCCGGCGGACGGGGAAGCGGCCCCCTGA